Proteins from a single region of Deinococcus sp. Leaf326:
- a CDS encoding bifunctional 2-polyprenyl-6-hydroxyphenol methylase/3-demethylubiquinol 3-O-methyltransferase UbiG, with product MTESTPSDRSEAEQYWEARYQNTPKPWTGRPNALMARWSETLPTSTALDLGCSEGNSSVWLAQQGWQVTGVDISTTALTRAAQHVADAGVAERIDFQQHDMEYTFPEGQFSFVYALYLQSPVAFPRDTVLRKAARAVQPGGVLLIIEHASSPSWAPQMKQFPTPQQALATLDLNLDQWDTLFLGAPEREVTEMKGPNGETGVVTDNIIALRRKSGY from the coding sequence ATGACCGAATCCACCCCATCAGACCGCAGTGAAGCTGAACAGTATTGGGAAGCCCGTTACCAAAACACCCCCAAACCCTGGACCGGACGACCCAATGCCCTCATGGCACGCTGGTCCGAAACTCTTCCCACAAGCACCGCCCTTGATCTCGGCTGTAGTGAGGGCAACAGCTCCGTCTGGCTCGCCCAGCAGGGCTGGCAGGTCACGGGTGTCGATATCTCGACCACGGCCCTCACCCGGGCAGCCCAGCATGTAGCAGACGCAGGCGTTGCAGAGCGCATCGACTTTCAGCAACACGACATGGAATACACCTTCCCGGAAGGTCAGTTCTCGTTCGTCTATGCCCTGTACCTTCAGTCACCCGTCGCCTTCCCACGCGACACCGTTCTGAGAAAGGCCGCCAGAGCCGTACAGCCAGGCGGCGTGCTGCTCATCATCGAGCACGCCTCTTCTCCATCTTGGGCGCCTCAGATGAAGCAGTTCCCTACCCCACAGCAGGCGCTTGCCACTCTTGATCTGAATCTCGATCAGTGGGACACGCTGTTTCTCGGCGCTCCAGAACGCGAGGTCACGGAGATGAAAGGACCGAACGGCGAGACTGGCGTGGTCACCGACAACATTATTGCGCTCCGACGCAAAAGCGGGTACTGA
- a CDS encoding Rrf2 family transcriptional regulator, which yields MKRDSRLSGILHILLHMADQPKPLTSELLAKAMDTNPVIVRRIMSGLRERGYVHSEKGHGGGWTLACDLATITLNDVYTALGSPSLLAIGNRTEAPGCLVEQAVNAALNQAFQDAENQLLARLGEVTLADLRTDIRRRTPTGQPPEPLEITHAS from the coding sequence ATGAAACGTGACAGTCGCTTGTCCGGGATCCTGCACATCCTGCTGCATATGGCGGATCAGCCCAAGCCGCTCACCTCCGAACTGCTTGCCAAAGCGATGGACACCAATCCTGTGATTGTCCGGCGCATCATGTCGGGTTTACGTGAACGCGGCTACGTCCACTCCGAAAAGGGACATGGGGGTGGGTGGACCCTGGCCTGCGACCTCGCCACCATCACTTTGAACGACGTGTATACCGCGCTGGGCTCCCCCTCGCTGCTGGCTATCGGGAACCGCACTGAAGCGCCTGGCTGTCTGGTGGAACAGGCGGTCAATGCGGCGCTCAATCAGGCTTTTCAGGATGCGGAAAACCAGCTCCTTGCGCGCTTGGGTGAAGTGACCCTGGCCGATCTACGGACAGATATCCGTCGCCGTACCCCAACAGGTCAGCCTCCTGAGCCACTGGAGATCACACATGCATCATGA
- a CDS encoding NAD(P)/FAD-dependent oxidoreductase, translating into MHHDVIIVGGSFAGLSAALYIARTRRSVCVLDTHSPRNRFASQAHGFLTQDGQSPRDILNTARSQVAAYPTVSLKDGQAVSATREESGFSITLATGEVMSSHLLILAFGVRDELPDLPGLGERWGHSVLHCPYCHGYEFASQRLGVLYTSPMSFHQSLLIAEWGPTTLYLNGHPGPDPESRAKLEARGVEIEPARIEVLHGAEKTLSSLELEGGRRVPIAALYLGSRTHLNSDIAQQLGCELEDGAFGKVIRVNEMKETTVPGVFAAGDITRTAHTITWANTDGVTAALSAHRSMIM; encoded by the coding sequence ATGCATCATGACGTCATCATCGTCGGCGGAAGTTTTGCTGGCCTCTCGGCCGCTCTGTACATCGCTCGGACGCGTCGTTCCGTCTGCGTTCTCGATACCCATTCCCCCCGCAACCGCTTCGCGTCGCAGGCGCATGGCTTCTTGACTCAGGATGGCCAGTCACCCCGGGACATCCTGAATACCGCGCGCTCACAGGTTGCAGCCTATCCGACGGTTAGCCTCAAGGATGGCCAGGCCGTCAGCGCCACCCGAGAGGAAAGCGGATTCAGTATTACGTTGGCGACGGGGGAGGTCATGAGCAGTCATCTTCTGATTCTCGCCTTCGGTGTGCGCGACGAGCTGCCCGACCTTCCAGGACTGGGGGAACGATGGGGCCATTCCGTTCTGCACTGTCCCTACTGTCACGGCTATGAATTTGCTAGTCAGCGTTTGGGGGTGCTGTATACCTCGCCGATGTCATTCCACCAGTCGCTGCTGATCGCTGAGTGGGGTCCGACGACCCTTTATCTCAACGGTCATCCCGGGCCCGACCCAGAGTCGCGTGCGAAACTCGAGGCGCGTGGGGTAGAAATCGAACCCGCACGCATCGAAGTCCTGCATGGCGCAGAGAAAACCCTCTCTAGCTTGGAACTTGAGGGTGGGAGAAGAGTGCCAATTGCCGCTCTGTATCTTGGCTCTCGTACCCACCTGAACAGCGATATCGCCCAACAGCTCGGGTGTGAACTTGAGGACGGTGCGTTTGGGAAAGTCATCCGGGTCAATGAGATGAAAGAGACTACCGTCCCCGGCGTCTTCGCAGCAGGAGATATCACGCGCACGGCACACACCATCACTTGGGCTAACACGGATGGAGTGACAGCAGCTCTAAGTGCTCATCGGTCCATGATCATGTAA
- a CDS encoding transposase produces MPGRIHSREFKLDIVNQVNGGQKTTAQLCREHSLSPSLIHRWRKEVEARGEAAFTDQAKPDPSLEQRIAELERFCGQLSLENTILKKSLATYRSRPGTK; encoded by the coding sequence ATGCCCGGACGCATCCACAGCCGCGAGTTCAAGCTCGACATCGTGAACCAAGTCAACGGGGGTCAAAAGACGACCGCCCAGCTCTGCCGGGAACACTCCCTCTCACCCAGCCTGATTCATCGTTGGCGTAAAGAGGTCGAGGCCCGTGGGGAAGCGGCGTTCACGGATCAGGCCAAACCCGACCCGTCGCTGGAACAGCGTATTGCCGAGCTGGAGCGGTTCTGCGGGCAGTTGTCGCTGGAGAACACGATTCTAAAAAAGTCGTTGGCGACGTACCGCTCGAGACCAGGCACCAAATGA
- a CDS encoding IS3 family transposase: protein MIADARSAHPEVSVRRLYELHGVSRSWFSQQQHGEEVDPDQALVDDIEAVVEEFVGYGYRRVTRELARRGRPANHNRVLRVMRERRLLCRPKRRYRATTNSNHSETRFPNLLREVVPTRPDQVWQADLTYVRVQQGFVYLACVLDGFTREVVGWSMSRFLDADLPLAALNNALVARCPAPGLLHHSDQGVQYASRVYVDRLRSAIITPSMSRTGNPYDNAKMESFYKTLKAEEVDLQEYVDLDDARRHIEFFIFIADLYNRRRLHSSLGYVPPAEFAARYTAAQT from the coding sequence ATGATTGCGGATGCGCGCTCCGCGCATCCGGAGGTGTCGGTACGTCGCCTGTATGAGCTGCATGGGGTGAGCCGCTCGTGGTTCTCTCAACAGCAGCACGGGGAGGAGGTGGACCCCGACCAGGCCTTGGTAGACGACATTGAAGCCGTGGTAGAGGAGTTCGTCGGCTACGGGTATCGGCGGGTGACACGTGAGCTGGCCCGGCGAGGCCGCCCGGCCAACCACAACCGGGTGCTGCGGGTCATGCGGGAACGCCGCTTGCTGTGTCGCCCCAAACGTCGCTATCGGGCCACGACGAACTCGAACCACAGTGAGACGCGCTTTCCGAACCTGCTGCGCGAAGTCGTTCCGACACGACCGGATCAAGTGTGGCAGGCCGATCTGACGTATGTGCGGGTTCAGCAGGGCTTTGTCTACCTGGCCTGCGTTCTGGACGGCTTCACCCGGGAGGTGGTCGGCTGGTCCATGTCCAGGTTCCTCGACGCGGACTTGCCACTGGCGGCCTTGAACAACGCGCTGGTCGCGCGTTGTCCAGCCCCAGGGCTTCTGCATCATTCGGACCAGGGGGTGCAATATGCCAGCCGGGTGTACGTGGACCGCTTGCGGTCCGCGATCATCACGCCCAGCATGTCCAGAACGGGCAATCCCTACGACAACGCCAAGATGGAGAGCTTCTACAAGACCCTGAAGGCCGAGGAGGTCGATCTGCAAGAATACGTCGATCTGGACGACGCCCGGCGTCACATTGAATTCTTTATTTTTATTGCGGACCTGTACAACCGCCGCCGATTGCACTCCAGCCTGGGGTACGTTCCACCCGCCGAGTTCGCCGCCCGCTACACTGCTGCTCAGACGTGA
- a CDS encoding HNH endonuclease: protein MRRRKRYATQKDQITGKQVLAHRLIAAERLGRPLLPGEIVHHRDGDSTNNHPDNLLVLPSQAYHAHVEHHLRCEKRGMAFLFPDFLQGVKEGRKGTLFDGILPIQTKKA from the coding sequence ATGCGCCGGCGGAAGCGATATGCCACACAGAAAGATCAGATCACGGGCAAGCAGGTTCTGGCTCACCGCCTCATTGCCGCCGAACGCCTTGGTCGCCCCCTCCTCCCAGGCGAGATCGTTCACCACCGTGACGGCGACAGCACCAACAATCACCCTGACAACCTGCTGGTCCTGCCTTCCCAGGCCTATCACGCGCACGTCGAGCATCACCTCCGCTGTGAGAAGCGTGGCATGGCGTTCCTCTTCCCTGACTTCCTCCAAGGCGTCAAGGAAGGGCGTAAGGGTACTCTCTTCGATGGCATTTTGCCGATCCAGACGAAGAAGGCTTGA
- a CDS encoding helix-turn-helix transcriptional regulator — translation MAPYPAPTVLDQLKVLAQDTRYALIRHMAEGERCVCDLEDLLGLPQSKVSYHLGILKEAGLVISEQRGKNTYYTLQTTPLFLLGGQLLTDLFPEHPTLIHQPKSVC, via the coding sequence ATGGCTCCTTACCCTGCTCCTACTGTCCTTGATCAGCTCAAAGTGCTCGCCCAGGACACTCGGTACGCTCTAATCCGGCACATGGCTGAGGGCGAACGCTGCGTCTGTGATCTCGAGGACCTGCTTGGCCTTCCGCAGTCCAAGGTGTCGTACCATCTGGGCATTCTCAAGGAAGCTGGCCTCGTTATCTCCGAACAGCGTGGAAAAAACACGTATTACACCCTTCAGACCACCCCACTTTTCCTCCTGGGGGGACAGCTTCTCACTGATCTCTTCCCCGAGCATCCTACCCTGATACATCAACCTAAATCGGTGTGTTAG
- a CDS encoding arsenate reductase ArsC: MPRVLILCTHNSARSQMAEALTREAARQAGLDLDVHSAGTEATRVKDEANTVMQELGLSLEAHHSKTLYDVPDPQHFDYVVTVCDSAAEACPVYPGQTHRRHYPFVDPSGGSLGRWRAVRDQLAAQFTVFVQALQQGRPAPESYEDSPPVQVA, encoded by the coding sequence ATGCCCCGGGTGCTTATTCTCTGTACGCATAACTCCGCCCGCTCCCAGATGGCCGAAGCCCTCACTCGCGAGGCGGCGCGGCAAGCCGGACTGGATCTTGATGTCCACTCCGCAGGCACGGAAGCGACCCGCGTCAAGGACGAGGCCAACACCGTCATGCAGGAACTCGGCCTGAGTCTGGAGGCGCATCACAGCAAGACCCTCTATGACGTCCCTGATCCGCAGCACTTCGACTATGTCGTGACTGTCTGTGACAGTGCTGCCGAGGCCTGTCCAGTCTACCCCGGACAGACCCATCGGCGGCATTACCCGTTCGTCGATCCCAGCGGTGGGAGCCTCGGCCGCTGGCGCGCTGTGCGCGACCAACTCGCCGCCCAGTTCACGGTGTTTGTGCAGGCTCTTCAGCAGGGGCGCCCCGCCCCCGAGAGTTACGAAGACAGTCCCCCCGTCCAGGTGGCGTAA
- a CDS encoding DUF6428 family protein, which translates to MTQTIPGLHDQSTTQHVISALRTPPQRPLEFHLYGEVLVPAGYHVTEVKAVMIEAMDCGGQASSWRETVIQLMDGSVEEAKGGFMTNRKFLAIYNRVVKRVPVRDEAQIRFEYGTAAAPALQYGVTHIESRTDRIMVHLRPPAVQCKAGEKCGIPTEASGETCAPDSGCCGPQAPISLS; encoded by the coding sequence ATGACTCAGACGATTCCTGGTCTCCATGACCAGAGCACCACGCAACACGTCATCTCTGCGCTCCGGACACCTCCCCAGCGACCTCTGGAGTTTCATCTCTATGGTGAGGTGTTGGTACCCGCCGGGTATCACGTCACTGAGGTGAAAGCCGTAATGATCGAAGCGATGGACTGTGGGGGGCAGGCCTCTTCCTGGCGGGAGACAGTCATTCAGCTGATGGACGGGTCGGTGGAAGAAGCGAAGGGGGGCTTCATGACCAACCGAAAGTTCCTGGCGATCTATAACCGCGTGGTAAAGCGTGTACCCGTGCGGGATGAGGCGCAGATCCGGTTCGAGTATGGGACTGCGGCAGCGCCAGCTCTACAGTACGGGGTGACTCACATCGAGAGCCGCACCGACCGCATCATGGTTCATCTCCGCCCTCCAGCCGTGCAGTGCAAGGCAGGAGAGAAGTGCGGCATCCCCACAGAAGCGTCAGGGGAAACCTGCGCGCCAGACTCTGGCTGTTGCGGACCTCAAGCCCCGATCTCTCTGAGCTGA
- a CDS encoding GAF domain-containing protein, with product MSVSHTSSPSLSERLQEVTEALAAVHTPEAVFRVVLAPALDALGALAGAILLVNSAGDRLDLAAAQGNTQGQPSLWQEGVLDDILPASDALRRHQSLFFEHPGDLVQAYPDLEARTGGVAAVATAVLPMFLDEQPLGALILDFKEPHQFTPKEIRFLRTLAAQSATALGRTQLLADLQRQVKERTQHLQANVHASDAFIAFTEAIGTETDFLQLARQAMTLLRGRFPGISTAYYTPDGDLWKAQLWSEDMAPSLVQGITAGLPGSTPLIRQALETRTLVCIGAWNSAQQEIAHSESYGAGAAYPLLIDGDIQSLLLIGLKDAQKWTEPDQALVRAVGRSLNLALERAAQVERQARQSAELDARNRALENFAELTRDLSLETDPYILIQLAQTVALTLLPEGYALYFEPQGDRWVLRGQTGDLRSEGLQAAADRGLPYHEAKNLLIPYESRQPYYQDQYAKDTDNLDGLVAHLGASATLPVLVNGQVRGVFAVVLFGKVRYWSRPDQAVLESVVYSLGLAVERAITAAQLQTRTDEAERRVQALEAFAVLTAGLNVEQDPFSLILQAQEVVLGLLPSGRAGYWELEAGLWFQRVSAGGPLPSALQAFIDAGLPVGRTTSLDHAWRTGEPIYYDRYPTGQDVAPALEQPAQSTALLPVWEGDQIRGVMDFTTYTPYVWQAADRAMLTSVIQSLKLALERARGIQVLAERTAQLEQSHNDLSVANQELEAFGYSASHDLRTPVRHVKGFVTMALRALEQNDITKAVRHLGIVAEAADRMNAMIDALLALSQAGRAELNVRPVALSMLVHQAQQDVRLEFPQQLVEWQVEDLPTVVADPVLLQEVVTNLISNAVKYHHKEQLPRIRIWTEQGEQETALFVQDNGVGFDPHYADKLFGAFQRLHTQQEFIGTGIGLATVRRIVTRHGGRVWAEGRLGEGATFGFSLPR from the coding sequence ATGTCCGTCTCCCACACCTCCTCGCCTTCCTTGAGTGAGCGACTGCAAGAAGTCACTGAAGCTCTCGCAGCCGTTCACACTCCTGAGGCGGTGTTTCGTGTGGTCCTAGCTCCTGCACTCGATGCCCTGGGTGCCCTTGCTGGAGCCATCTTGCTCGTCAACTCGGCTGGTGACCGACTGGACCTGGCTGCGGCCCAAGGGAACACGCAGGGCCAGCCGTCTCTCTGGCAGGAGGGCGTCCTAGACGATATCCTGCCGGCCAGCGATGCCCTACGGCGGCACCAATCCCTCTTCTTTGAACATCCGGGTGACCTCGTGCAGGCCTATCCAGACCTTGAAGCTCGCACCGGTGGAGTGGCGGCTGTCGCCACGGCCGTCCTCCCGATGTTTCTCGACGAGCAGCCGCTGGGAGCCTTGATCCTCGATTTCAAGGAACCGCACCAGTTCACGCCAAAAGAAATTCGCTTCCTGCGCACCCTCGCCGCTCAGAGTGCCACCGCTCTCGGCCGTACTCAGCTCCTGGCTGACCTACAACGCCAGGTCAAGGAACGTACACAGCATCTTCAGGCCAATGTCCACGCGAGCGATGCGTTCATTGCTTTTACAGAAGCAATTGGAACAGAAACAGATTTCTTGCAACTCGCTCGTCAAGCCATGACCTTGTTGCGTGGCCGCTTTCCCGGTATAAGCACCGCTTATTACACCCCCGACGGCGATCTCTGGAAGGCGCAACTCTGGAGTGAAGACATGGCCCCCTCCTTGGTGCAGGGCATCACGGCCGGTCTGCCAGGGAGTACGCCGCTCATTCGTCAGGCACTTGAGACGCGAACATTGGTCTGTATAGGTGCCTGGAATTCCGCACAGCAGGAGATTGCCCATTCCGAGTCTTATGGAGCAGGGGCTGCCTATCCGTTACTGATCGACGGGGACATCCAGTCGCTCCTGCTGATTGGCCTGAAAGATGCCCAGAAGTGGACTGAGCCGGATCAAGCGCTGGTCCGTGCGGTCGGAAGGAGCTTGAATCTAGCCCTAGAGCGAGCGGCTCAGGTGGAGCGTCAAGCCCGTCAGAGTGCAGAACTCGATGCCCGCAACCGTGCTCTGGAGAACTTCGCAGAGCTGACCCGCGATCTGAGCCTGGAAACGGATCCCTACATCCTGATCCAACTGGCGCAGACAGTCGCTCTCACTCTCCTCCCTGAAGGCTACGCGCTCTACTTTGAACCGCAGGGGGATCGGTGGGTCCTCCGGGGCCAGACGGGGGACTTACGGAGTGAAGGCTTACAAGCCGCTGCGGATAGGGGACTCCCCTACCATGAAGCGAAGAATCTCCTCATTCCCTACGAGAGTCGTCAGCCGTACTACCAGGATCAATACGCAAAGGACACTGATAACCTCGATGGCCTGGTGGCTCATCTGGGAGCGTCAGCCACGTTACCGGTCCTGGTCAATGGGCAAGTGCGTGGGGTGTTCGCCGTCGTGCTCTTCGGAAAAGTGCGCTATTGGTCGCGTCCGGATCAGGCCGTCCTGGAATCGGTGGTCTACAGTTTGGGCCTGGCAGTGGAGCGGGCGATCACGGCTGCCCAATTGCAAACTCGGACGGATGAGGCCGAACGTCGTGTCCAGGCGCTTGAGGCCTTCGCCGTGCTCACTGCTGGACTGAATGTCGAACAGGATCCCTTCTCGCTGATTCTGCAAGCCCAGGAAGTCGTCCTGGGCCTTCTCCCCTCAGGACGTGCTGGGTACTGGGAACTGGAGGCGGGCCTCTGGTTCCAGCGAGTCAGTGCCGGGGGCCCGCTGCCCTCAGCTCTGCAGGCGTTCATTGACGCGGGCCTCCCCGTAGGACGAACCACCAGCCTCGATCACGCTTGGCGCACGGGTGAGCCGATCTATTATGACCGCTACCCCACGGGCCAGGACGTTGCCCCAGCGCTGGAACAACCGGCTCAGTCCACAGCCCTTCTCCCCGTATGGGAGGGCGACCAGATTCGAGGGGTCATGGATTTCACGACGTATACCCCCTACGTCTGGCAGGCTGCGGACCGCGCGATGCTGACCAGTGTAATTCAGAGCCTGAAGCTGGCTTTGGAACGTGCTCGGGGCATTCAGGTCCTGGCTGAACGCACCGCGCAACTGGAACAGAGTCATAACGACCTGTCCGTCGCGAATCAGGAACTCGAGGCTTTCGGGTACAGCGCTTCGCACGACCTCCGGACACCGGTACGTCACGTCAAGGGCTTTGTCACGATGGCTCTGCGGGCTTTGGAACAAAACGACATCACCAAAGCTGTTCGTCATCTGGGGATCGTCGCAGAGGCGGCGGACCGGATGAATGCGATGATCGATGCGCTGCTGGCCCTCTCGCAAGCGGGGCGCGCAGAGTTGAACGTGCGACCTGTCGCGCTCTCGATGCTGGTGCACCAGGCACAACAGGACGTGCGGCTGGAGTTTCCGCAACAACTCGTGGAATGGCAGGTGGAGGACCTCCCGACCGTCGTGGCCGATCCGGTCTTGCTGCAGGAGGTCGTGACCAACCTGATCAGCAACGCGGTGAAATACCACCATAAGGAGCAGCTCCCTCGAATCCGGATCTGGACCGAGCAGGGCGAGCAGGAAACTGCGCTGTTCGTGCAAGACAATGGCGTGGGGTTCGACCCTCACTATGCGGACAAGCTCTTTGGCGCGTTTCAGCGGCTCCACACCCAGCAGGAGTTCATTGGGACTGGGATTGGGCTGGCAACGGTGCGGCGGATCGTGACCCGGCATGGCGGCCGCGTGTGGGCAGAAGGCCGACTCGGCGAAGGGGCCACCTTCGGATTCTCGCTCCCCAGATAA
- a CDS encoding replication initiator protein A, protein MSRKAKKTSTLELTSGSEERNLNRLSLVLAAARVPDTMTSWERSWSSADHLGVTIHVRCVASADDVVPHGIDNDILFGLTNAYIAANCPENNTVQVTAHQLLSYAALPIGGHGYAAIVPSLTRLRNSTYTIQDSWYDRTEERFQSLSTSLVQTWRVIDRRKNPLAFEAVALSAEALFQVTLDPDMARSIRLGYVRPVDLNVLRELTQPLTRTLYRRLEDEKHPVDRPVQTIFQTALLPWATRLGINGRPDTIRRALEAPHRQLIDCGFLQDVHYLGRGKAQQIQYVFAQSLRPPARPEAVAALTSRRITQGAALKYAAEYGLDAVQRAVRRFDELLAAGYKAKSASGLLVDILRDPQKYQVIDSLPTPVTRSSTVAVPVEPEVAETLLERSLHTARFLLRKVTLPDAVKDQAAELYLQGHVTAAQLAGLGTDEDAIRTVLTWKEET, encoded by the coding sequence GTGTCCCGCAAGGCCAAGAAAACGAGCACGTTGGAGTTGACCAGTGGCAGTGAGGAACGTAATCTCAACCGCCTGTCTCTAGTGCTCGCTGCGGCCCGTGTGCCGGACACGATGACCTCGTGGGAACGCTCTTGGTCGTCTGCCGATCATCTGGGTGTCACCATTCACGTCCGGTGTGTTGCCAGCGCTGATGACGTCGTCCCACACGGGATCGACAACGACATCCTGTTTGGACTGACCAACGCCTACATCGCGGCAAATTGTCCGGAGAACAACACCGTTCAGGTGACGGCTCATCAATTGCTGTCCTACGCGGCCCTACCCATCGGTGGGCACGGGTACGCTGCGATCGTCCCCAGCCTGACGCGTCTACGCAATAGCACATACACCATTCAGGACAGCTGGTATGACCGTACAGAAGAGCGGTTCCAGTCCCTGAGTACCAGCCTCGTACAGACCTGGCGGGTCATTGACCGCCGCAAGAACCCTCTGGCCTTTGAGGCAGTGGCGTTGAGTGCCGAGGCTCTCTTTCAAGTGACACTGGATCCGGACATGGCCCGCAGCATCCGTCTCGGGTACGTCCGGCCGGTGGACCTGAACGTTCTGCGTGAACTTACGCAGCCGTTGACCCGGACCCTGTACCGCCGACTGGAAGACGAGAAGCATCCTGTCGACCGGCCCGTTCAGACGATCTTCCAGACGGCTCTTTTGCCTTGGGCGACTCGCCTGGGCATCAACGGCCGGCCAGACACGATCCGGCGAGCACTCGAGGCGCCGCACCGGCAACTGATTGACTGCGGTTTCCTACAGGACGTGCACTATTTGGGTCGGGGTAAAGCCCAGCAGATACAGTATGTGTTCGCGCAGAGTCTGCGTCCTCCTGCCCGCCCGGAGGCGGTCGCTGCGCTCACCAGCCGCCGCATCACACAGGGCGCAGCTCTGAAATATGCCGCAGAATACGGCCTTGATGCCGTCCAGCGAGCAGTGCGCCGCTTCGATGAACTGCTCGCAGCAGGGTACAAAGCCAAAAGTGCCAGTGGCTTGCTGGTCGACATCCTGCGTGATCCCCAGAAGTATCAGGTAATCGACTCCCTGCCGACTCCGGTGACGCGCTCGTCTACTGTAGCGGTGCCCGTCGAGCCGGAGGTTGCCGAGACGTTGCTGGAACGCAGTCTCCACACCGCCCGCTTTCTTCTCAGGAAAGTGACTCTTCCGGACGCGGTCAAGGATCAGGCAGCGGAGCTATACCTACAGGGCCACGTGACAGCTGCCCAGCTCGCCGGGCTAGGCACGGATGAAGACGCAATCCGGACGGTCCTAACGTGGAAGGAGGAGACCTAG